Proteins from a genomic interval of Bombyx mori chromosome 8, ASM3026992v2:
- the LOC101744768 gene encoding DNA repair protein RAD50 codes for MAGVKSLAIRGIRSFGPEDTDEQRILFDSPLTLILGQNGCGKTTIIECLRYAITGQMPPGSRNECFVHDAKVNRSTEVLGQVKLKIVNAKDKQLEVTRSMKVTALAKKKTKFQTLDSFLSTVDESGKTKDVSSRCADLDILMHEELGVSKAILNSVVFCHQEDSSWPLDEGKKVKERFDEIFDADKYSDCLDRLKKIRKDYAQNLKLLEQEVAHLTEKKQDLDKKKLNVVNTETNISQTEIKVTELTQELKPVNEKLSAIKTLENNLLSYETKREKIKMRLEQARIEEEKLKNNIKTLFEGALDELEQNIKNYATTVKAKQKELEDSYKKNTSFNKEEEKIANEKSSNEIEYNKFILLESQNQEKIDKRNEQIVETAKIAEIENITEVQTNEEAENATKTILEKVESLKSDHKVQKSQADEEEKKAQGFVDECRVALSGHTQKISSKEGEINKKKKEITKIEKDITSANQSKDKLELIEKKLLAVEEEHKQAENELNIEECQQEINEDEKAVEQYEQEMDELSQKITKLQKQTAKLKEKEMIEENLKTKEKQLIVLKNKHKTALMELLGNVPEKDFAVTINKFECEVRNEVETLKKKLKEKQIEITTLEAERKHIRESLNERRSELTKAEDKIYKACGTQPYDVTLSKYTTTVEKLQDEQNVLQSSMFIINKYKGQLKDNSCCPLCNRGFENESEVTDLVTQLTTQVMNVPGKLEKVTEDLQRASAKKDEILSMKSLNEKITTLKDTEIPQLEKRIVDVDTQIKTLNETVEEITMSLIEPEQKMTTAKQIHGDMPMLDRYIQEIKTVTKKFEAVKEQCGDVDSEMTLDVATAKQVDFKQKISTLRNRVKTTQKKLNAHNKKLQTLYEKKTKAKEELLNTQKKVQDIVNLEESKKQLQSDCERLETELKELKEAITPLEVALKEKIEAKTEVVRRNRDLIEAGSAYIAKVEVAFNKVKSLDAEIQQHKKKNVPREMEKIQEANDKLMEKQKQIMTDRQVLTKKIDTLKDEIAKQEVYKRDLDDNLCLRKAQTDITNWQKQDDELNEKLNGINKEELNEKESLIIKQTKLFQQKAECTGALSELKKSLKGFRNELEKSLSKDIEKKFREKMYELHVTKAIDKDIREYAVALDKCLMEFHREKMENINMIIRELWRKIYRGNDIDYIEIKTEGNLTVESERRKYDYRVVQSKNGVEIDMRGRCSAGQKVLACLIIRLALAETFSSRFGILALDEPTTNLDQENIHSLCAALGEIVQERMMQKNFMFIIITHDKEFIESLGNIDKVTHYYEVSRNDNGKSRVKRIRFM; via the exons ATGGCGGGAGTGAAATCGCTAGCAATTAGAGGAATAAGAAGTTTTGGACCTGAAGATACCGACGAACAACGCATACTATTTGATTCTCCATTAACGCTGATATTAGGGCAAAATGGATGTGgtaaaacaacaataattgaATGCTTAAGATATGCAATCACTGGTCAAATGCCGCCTGGTAGCAGGAACGAATGCTTTGTTCATGATGCAAAAGTGAATAGATCAACAGAAGTACTCGGTCAAGTGAAATTAAAG ATTGTCAATGCAAAAGACAAACAGTTGGAGGTGACAAGGTCCATGAAGGTGACTGCCTTAGCCAAGAAAAAGACAAAATTTCAAACCCTGGATTCTTTTCTTTCTACTGTTGATGAAAGTGGCAAAACAAAAGATGTATCTTCAAGATGTGCCGATTTGGACATCCTTATGCATGAGGAACTTG gGGTTTCAAAAGCCATACTAAATTCTGTCGTATTTTGCCACCAAGAAGATTCAAGCTGGCCACTCGATGAAGGAAAAAAGGTTAAGGAAagatttgatgaaatttttgatGCTGATAAATACAGTGATTGCTTagatcgtttaaaaaaaataagaaaggaTTATGCACAGAACTTAAAGTTGCTTG AACAAGAAGTGGCTCATTTAACAGAGAAGAAACAAGATTTAGACAAGAAAAAACTTAATGTAGTTAATACAGAGACAAATATCTCCCAAACTGAAATAAAAGTAACAGAACTAACACAAGAATTAAAACCAGTTAATGAAAAATTAAGTGCTATCAAAACACTCGAGAACAACTTACTGAGTTATGAAACCAAACGAGAAAAAATTAAGATGAG ACTAGAGCAAGCTCGAATAGAAGAGGAGAAACTAAAAAACAACATCAAGACTTTGTTTGAAGGAGCACTTGATGAATTGGAACAAAATATAA AAAACTACGCAACTACAGTTAAAGCTAAACAAAAAGAGCTTGAAGATTCATACAAAAAGAACACATCATTCAACaaggaagaagaaaaaattgCCAATGAGAAGTCTTCAAACGAGATAGAGTAcaacaaatttatattattggaAAGTCAAAATCAAGAGAAGATTGATAAGAGAAATGAACAGATTGTCGAAACTGCAAAAATTGCtg AAATTGAAAACATCACTGAAGTTCAAACAAACGAGGAAGCAGAGAATGCCACAAAAACTATTTTGGAAAAAGTAGAAAGTCTAAAAAGTGACCATAAAGTGCAAAAATCACAAGCTGATGAAGAAGAAAAGAAAGCGCAGGGATTCGTTGATGAATGTCGTGTAGCCTTG TCTGGTCATACACAAAAAATCAGTAGCAAAGAAGGAGAGataaataagaagaaaaaagagATTACTAAAATAGAAAAAGATATAACATCAGCAAATCAATCAAAAGATAAACTAGAATTGATTGAAAAGAAGTTGCTTGCAGTTGAAGA AGAACACAAACAAGCTGAAAACGAATTAAACATTGAAGAATGTCAGCAAGAAATCAACGAAGATGAGAAAGCTGTGGAACAATATGAACAAGAAATGGATGAGCTTAGTCAAAAG ATAACCAAGCTTCAAAAGCAAACTGCTAAATTGAAAGAAAAGGAAATGATCGAAGAGAATCTCAAAACTAAAGAAAAACAGTTAATTGTTCTTAAAAACAAACACAAGACGGCCCTGATGGAACTGCTTGGTAATGTACCCGAAAAAGACTTTGCTGTGACAATCAACAAATTTGAGTGTGAAGTGCGAAATGAAGTTGAAACACTGAAgaaaaaattgaaagaaaaacaGATAGAG ataaCGACTTTGGAAGCGGAGCGAAAACATATTCGTGAATCTTTAAACGAACGACGCAGTGAACTGACTAAAGCCGAAGACAAAATATACAAGGCATGCGGAACCCAGCCCTATGATGTTACGTTATCTAAATATACAACCACAGTAGAAAAACTTCAG GATGAACAAAATGTTTTACAATCTTCAATGTTCatcataaacaaatataaagggCAACTTAAAGATAACAGTTGCTGTCCATTATGCAATCGCGGCTTTGAAAACGAGTCTGAG GTAACCGACTTAGTAACACAACTAACAACTCAAGTTATGAATGTGCCGGGTAAACTTGAAAAAGTTACTGAAGATCTCCAAAGAGCGTCAGCTAAAAAAGATGAAATACTCAGTATGAAGTCTTTAAATGAGAAAATAACCACTCTTAAAGATACGGAAATCCCCCAGCTGGAGAAACGAATCGTTGATGTTGATACT CAAATTAAGACTCTAAATGAAACTGTGGAAGAAATAACCATGTCTCTGATTGAACCAGAGCAAAAGATGACCACTGCTAAGCAAATACACGGGGATATGCCGATGCTTGACCGCTATATACAAGAAATTAAAACGGTCACCAAAAAG TTTGAGGCAGTAAAAGAACAATGTGGCGATGTTGATTCAGAAATGACGTTGGATGTTGCGACTGCCAAGCAAGTggattttaagcaaaaaattagCACCCTAAGGAATCGCGTAAAAACCACACAGAAGAAACTAAATGCACACAACAAGAAACTGCAAactttatatgaaaaaaaaactaaagctaaGGAAGAATTGTTAAATACACAGAAAAAG GTTCAAGACATCGTAAATCTCGAGGAATCTAAAAAGCAACTGCAATCAGATTGTGAGAGACTAGAAACCGAACTAAAAGAACTGAAAGAAGCTATAACCCCACTGGAAGTCgcacttaaagaaaaaatcgaGGCTAAGACCGAAGTAGTGAGAAGGAACAG agATTTGATTGAGGCTGGAAGTGCCTATATTGCAAAAGTCGAAGTAGCTTTCAATAAAGTAAAGTCTCTCGATGCTGAGATCCAAcagcataaaaaaaagaatgtaccCCGTGAAATGGAGAAGATACAAGAAGCAAACGATAAATTaatggaaaaacaaaaacaaatcatgACTGACAGACAAGTGctcacaaaaaaaattgatactcTTAAAGATGAAATTGCAAAGCAAGAG gTTTATAAACGTGATCTAGATGACAACTTGTGTTTGCGTAAAGCACAAACGGACATCACAAATTGGCAAAAACAAGATGATGAATTGAATGAAAAATTGAATGGTATTAACAAagaagaattaaatgaaaaagaatCATTAATCATTAAGCAAACGAAGTTGTTCCAACAGAAGGCAGAGTGCACTGGAGCATTGAGTGAACTTAAG AAAAGTTTAAAAGGCTTCAGGAATGAACTGGAAAAATCTTTATCTAaggatatagaaaaaaaatttagagaaaaaatgtatgaactaCATGTAACTAAAGCTATTGACAAAGATATAAGGGAATATGCTGTTGCTTTAGATAAATGTCTTATGGAGTTTCATAGAGAGAAAATGGAAAATATCAACATGATTATCAG GGAACTTTGGCGAAAGATATACAGAGGTAATGATATTGATTACATTGAAATCAAGACTGAAGGCAACTTAACTGTAGAATCAGAACGACGCAAATATGACTACAG AGTAGTACAATCTAAAAACGGTGTGGAAATCGACATGCGTGGAAGATGTAGTGCTGGTCAAAAAGTACTCGCTTGCCTAATAATAAGGCTAGCACTTGCAGAGACATTCAGTTCCAG GTTTGGAATACTTGCTTTGGATGAACCAACAACAAATTTGGATCAAGAAAACATTCACAGTTTGTGTGCAGCCCTTGGTGAAATAGTCCAAGAGCGAATGatgcaaaaaaactttatgtttattattatcaccCATGACAAAGAATTTATAGAGTCACTTGGGAACATTGATAAAGTTACACACTATTATGAGGTGTCTCGAAATGACAATGGCAAATCTAGGGTCAAGAGGATTAGATTTATGTAg
- the LOC101744909 gene encoding zinc finger protein 628: MDGEEFNLRWEEEVVIKNSPSHSRADGPICSIENIQSYGNMQSEIDQIAAENLMYLAQDVVSFVDPELDPNVECVTEEVITDDWVTPGGQERVEVPIDQLTHPVLHIKEENDVDVPLPTDQDEYTAMRPWPCDFCSRRFRKKAALMNHMVAHQNDRPHACNLCGVRYVRKCDLMNHLKVHAYVPEDADEMDFVSEDVEKNQNVKPKKKRGRRKKNSETIENGWENMTSARTQQWSRRARSPPRPPPTPPSPPTAPSPVTPPPRPAHAAHPTPPADPSRPFVCRHCGIGFAREKALQSHARVHGGDSPVECGECGELCWSREALASHTRHRHPHVDPQRALTPELKYEADSGDDMDYQLSPASVSEGRGGGSTGRPVYDTIRGPELFCPDCGVAFQRADLLRRHVAAAHSYKRHENSGSWAEHTCEVCGAACTDALQLLAHAELHADRDRDLPPHNNRVKRTSKGRSNASSSNIARQFPCRECGKVFGSRSSQQIHIRIHTGERPYACRFCWKAFADGGTLRKHERIHTGEKPYACAVCPRAFNQRVVLREHVRSHHSAPDRCTNGGPAYICVVCGRTLHSSNELVQHLIQHCDANTAMKRQPQSGPRKYKRRRKMSMDSSPVHNWESSSPPPASPPPSPPPPDSPPPRASRPRRTRLAHARRTKRQMRSRRTPRHPADDLREIARSPSPVTPRTPEPMSPEPPPPSAPADESRLFKCEMCSLEFARRDDLLLHVPVHI, from the exons ATGGATGGTGAAGAATTCAACCTCCGCTGGGAGGAGGAGGTTGTTATAAAG AATAGTCCCAGTCATTCCAGAGCAGATGGACCTATATGTTCCATAGAAAATATTCAAAGCTATGGAAATATG CAATCAGAAATCGACCAAATAGCTGCCGAGAATTTGATGTATCTTGCTCAGGATGTTGTCAGCTTTGTTGATCCTGAGCTAGACCCAAATGTGGAATGTGTAACCGAAGAAGTTATCACTGACGATTGGGTTACCCCAGGTGGACAAGAGCg AGTTGAAGTACCTATAGATCAGCTAACACATCCCGTTTTACAcataaaagaagaaaatgatGTAGATGTTCCATTACCAACTGATCAA GATGAATATACTGCAATGCGACCATGGCCATGCGATTTCTGCTCACGGCGGTTCCGTAAAAAAGCCGCCTTGATGAACCACATGGTTGCACATCAGAATGATAGACCACACGCTTGTAATCTTTGCGGCGTACGATATGTTCGAAAATGTGATCTTATGAATCATCTGAAGGTGCATGCTTATGTACCTGAAGATGCAGATGAAATGGATTTTG TTTCAGAAGATGTAGAAAAAAACCAAAATGTTAAACCAAAGAAAAAAAGGGGAAGGAGAAAAAAGAATTCAGAAACAATTGAG AACGGTTGGGAGAACATGACGTCAGCGCGCACGCAGCAGTGGTCACGACGAGCACGAAGTCCTCCCCGGCCGCCTCCCACGCCGCCCTCTCCGCCTACCGCCCCCTCTCCCGTCACGCCGCCCCCGCGCCCCGCGCACGCCGCACACCCGACGCCGCCCGCTGACCCCTCCCGCCCCTTCGTGTGCAGACACTGTGGGATCGGTTTCGCGAGGGAGAAGGCTCTGCAATCACATGCGAGG GTGCACGGCGGTGATTCCCCGGTGGAGTGCGGCGAGTGCGGCGAGCTGTGCTGGTCCCGCGAAGCCCTCGCCTCACACACTCGACATCGTCACCCGCACGTCGATCCCCAACGCGCGCTAACGCCTGAACTGAAATACGAGGCCGACTCAG GAGACGATATGGATTACCAGTTGTCACCTGCATCTGTTAGCGAAGGTCGAGGTGGTGGATCTACGGGAAGACCAGTATACGACACCATTCGAGGTCCAGAATTGTTTTGTCCGGATTGCGGCGTTGCTTTCCAGCGAGCTGATTTACTCCGACGGCACGTTGCTGCGGCCCACAG TTACAAGCGACACGAGAACTCCGGCTCGTGGGCGGAGCACACGTGCGAAGTGTGCGGCGCCGCGTGCACGGATGCCTTGCAGCTATTGGCGCACGCCGAGCTGCACGCCGACCGCGACCGCGACCTGCCCCCACACAACAATAG aGTGAAACGCACGTCTAAAGGCAGAAGTAATGCGTCTTCGTCAAACATCGCTCGGCAGTTTCCATGTAGAGAATGCG GGAAAGTGTTTGGATCCCGCAGCTCGCAGCAGATTCACATCCGAATTCACACAGGGGAGAGACCTTACGCGTGTCGATTCTGTTGGAAAGCCTTTGCTGATGGTGGTACTTTACGAAAACACGAGAGAATACATACAG GCGAGAAACCTTATGCGTGCGCTGTGTGCCCTCGCGCTTTCAACCAAAGAGTTGTGCTTCGTGAACATGTTCGATCGCATCATTCGGCGCCGGACAGATGTACTAACG gTGGACCCGCATATATATGTGTTGTTTGCGGTCGGACTCTGCACTCTAGCAACGAACTCGTACAACATCTCATACAGCATTGTGATGCAAATACAGCCATGAAAAGGCAACCACAG TCTGGACCTCGAAAGTATAAGCGGAGACGGAAAATGAGCATGGACTCTTCTCCCGTGCACAACTGGGAGAGCAGCTCCCCGCCGCCCGCCTCCCCGCCCCCCTCTCCGCCGCCGCCCGACTCGCCCCCGCCCCGCGCCTCCCGGCCGCGCCGCACCAGGCTCGCCCACGCGCGCCGCACCAAGCGTCAG ATGAGATCGCGCCGAACTCCGCGTCATCCGGCCGACGATTTGCGTGAGATAGCAAGATCGCCGTCGCCGGTCACTCCGCGGACGCCGGAGCCGATGTCGCCGGAGCCGCCGCCGCCGTCCGCTCCCGCCGACGAATCCAGACTCTTCAAATGCGAGATGTGCTCGCTAGAATTCGCGCGACGCGATGATCTTCTCCTGCACGTACCAGTACATATATGA
- the LOC101736204 gene encoding conserved oligomeric Golgi complex subunit 8: MSQELKELCQLIFPSSPTENVIFFSEVSDYIKKLGSQNWDYIRKEPERLTEEMKHLTEQTQELAFTNYKTFVETAEISRTIIKDLNRSKQSLQNFLDATPGFIEESERFSQMAGTIVKEKSRYSTIRNQSDKLLELLELPSLMREALNAEDYESALDIFTFVRNLSKRYSVIPIVQNTTNEIMTLWFETLYHLFNQLRYDLPLPQCLQILGYLRRANTVYKSTDEEENSMQSIIGNKNTSSDGLHLHFLKARNAWFEKALVDARNSESSDKVLRRIVELHRIHLFNVLTQHKSIFLSDAQESKARDDELSGNSALSNWLKLKVEIFAHILNQNLGKEDEANFESLLNQCMYLCLSFGRVGADMRCVLTPLFRDCILKQFHSSLDKVSDHFEQQMRAYKVPSIKNYPRPITETAKGPPENLLDYYPLAEYCNGMLTVLNSLRVTAPLNIAKEVYNSYKESLNSTVQVLLNFYYREQQGFTDVERQNYVSLCLSFRDDLIPYITKCLSQSFPSTQIAELLGVTLTVLQDSKILYIDLHAMCEPLNVITGSN; this comes from the exons ATGTCTCAGGAACTAAAGGAACTCTGTCAATTAATTTTCCCAAGCTCACCTACAG aaaatgtcatattttttagCGAAGTCAGTGATTACATCAAAAAATTGGGTTCTCAGAATTGGGACTATATTCGGAAAGAACCAGAAAGGCTTACTGAGGAGATGAAGCACTTAACAGAGCAGACCCAGGAATTAGCATTCACAAATTACAAGACTTTTGTTGAAACTGCAGAAATATCCCGTACTATAATTAAGGATCTTAATAGATCAAAGCAATCCTTACAGAATTTTCTTGATGCTACTCCTGGTTTTATTGAAGAGAGCGAAAGGTTTTCGCAGATGGCTGGTACCATTGTGAAAGAGAAAAG tcgatATAGCACTATCAGAAATCAAAGTGATAAGTTGTTAGAACTTCTTGAACTGCCGTCGTTGATGCGAGAGGCTTTAAATGCTGAAGATTATGAAAGTGCATTAGATATATTCACTTTTGTTCGAAATTTAAGTAAAAGGTACTCTGTGATACCAATTGTTCAG AATACAACAAATGAGATAATGACATTATGGTTTGAAACACTGTATCATCTCTTCAATCAGCTTCGTTATGATTTACCGCTTCCTCAGTGCCTACAA ATATTAGGTTACCTGCGCAGAGCAAACACAGTTTACAAATCAACAGATGAAGAAGAAAACAGTATGCAGTCTATAATAGGGAACAAAAATACAAGTTCTGATGGATTACACTTACATTTCTTAAAAGCGAGAAATGCTTGGTTTGAAAAAGCTTTAGTTGATGCTAGAAATTCTGAAT cATCTGATAAAGTTCTAAGAAGAATTGTGGAATTGCATAGAATACATCTCTTCAATGTATTAACCCAGCATAAATCAATTTTCTTATCTGATGCTCAAGAATCCAAAGCAAGAGATGATGAATTGAGTGGAAACAGTGCTCTATCAAACTGGTTAAAATTAAAG GTGGAGATTTTCGCGCATATTTTAAACCAAAATTTGGGTAAAGAAGATGAAGCTAATTTCGAATCACTTTTGAACCAATGTATGTACCTTTGTCTTTCGTTCGGAAGAGTCGGCGCTGACATGCGGTGTGTCTTAACGCCGCTGTTTCGCGACTGCATACTAAAGCAATTCCATTCAAGTCTTGATAAAGTCAGTGATCACTTTGAGCAACAAATGCGTGCATACAAAGTTCCTAGTATCAAAAACTATCCAAGACCAATTACGGAAACGGCAAAGGGTCCTCCCGAAAACCTCCTTGATTACTATCCACTAGCAGAGTACTGCAATGGAATGCTTACAGTCTTGAATTCTTTAAGAGTTACAGCTCCATTAAACATAGCTAAAGAAGTGTATAACTCATATAAAGAATCATTAAACAGTACAGTCCAAGTATTGTTAAATTTCTATTACAGAGAACAACAAGGATTTACTGATGTGGAGAGACAAAATTACGTATCATTGTGTCTTTCCTTTAGAGATGATTTAATACCTTACATCACTAAATGTTTATCTCAATCGTTCCCTTCAACACAAATAGCAGAGTTGCTAGGTGTTACTTTGACTGTTCTTCAAGACAGTAAAATTTTGTACATAGACCTCCATGCAATGTGTGAACCTTTAAATGTCATTACTGGTTCAAATTAA